One segment of Theobroma cacao cultivar B97-61/B2 chromosome 9, Criollo_cocoa_genome_V2, whole genome shotgun sequence DNA contains the following:
- the LOC18588461 gene encoding probable LRR receptor-like serine/threonine-protein kinase At4g29180 isoform X1, with the protein MFSKTYLHNFSISLIHLDRERKMSLGFLVPLLLSLAALVFVHGQLQTGYISIDCGSPENFNYIDYDTGISYASDGAYIDTGINKNISSKYAYPNNPNLALPLSDLRSFPYGNKNCYTLAPTGGRKGSLYLIRASFLYGNYDGEDKLPEFDLYLDVNLWSVVKFRNASNVVTTEIISAAVSDTVSVCLVNKGLGTPFISALELRPLNSSVYSTEFGSTASLVLFKRLDIGYVNGTGRYSSDDIYDRIWSPYNSASWDMVSTSSAINSNENGYKAPLQVIRTAAMPHNASDPLELSWTSDEDSSKFYVYMYFAEVQQLEKNQTRKFNISWNGSLMFGPLAPRYLYAATISNSEAFIGKEHRISIYRTRDATLPPILNAIEIYMAKQLEELPTFSEDADAVLDIKRTYQVNKSWVGDPCGPKNYSWEGLKCNYSVSLPPRIISLNLTSRGLSGMISASFGNLSSMESLDLSKNHLTGPVPEFLKELKFLKFLNLEGNRLSGYVPTELVVRARAGLLNLRVDEQNRCGSGSCKNKKKIVVPVVASVLSALVLSVALIMLYRLRRKRKSEADSSNGEGRPLPSKKRKFTYAEVLNITRNFQDVIGKGGFGTVYRGDMKDGTQVAVKILSPSSTQGSKEFKTEAELLMRVHHGNLVSFIGYCDDGSNMALIYEYMANGNLKDYLSYRSSNSLSWEMRLRIAIDAAQGLEYLHHGCKPPIIHRDVKTANILLSENMDAKIADFGLSRDFPSDGQSHVDFPSDGQSHVETTVMGTRGYLDPEYYSSRRLNEKSDVYSFGVVLLELITGQHAIIRKDESMHIIQWVSPLIERGDIGSIVDQRLHGEFDVNSVWKALDVAMASTTPSSVHRAAMSSVLTELKQCLDMELSHNRERTQGFSEEIYVGSYNSTEMSSISTVTEPITIPFAR; encoded by the exons ATGTTCTCTAAAACTTATCTTCATAATTTCAGCATTAGTCTCATTCACCTCGACAGAGAAAGGAAGATGTCTCTCGGCTTCCTTGTTCCATTATTGCTTTCCCTTGCTGCTCTTGTTTTCGTCCATGGGCAACTCCAAACAG GGTACATAAGCATTGATTGCGGCTCACCTGAGAATTTCAACTACATAGACTATGATACTGGCATAAGTTATGCATCAGATGGAGCTTACATAGACACAGGGATCAACAAGAACATTTCTTCTAAGTATGCGTACCCTAACAATCCAAACCTAGCTCTGCCACTTTCAGATCTTAGGAGTTTTCCATATGGGAACAAGAATTGTTATACCTTAGCGCCTACAGGTGGCCGAAAGGGcagtttatatttgattagaGCCTCGTTCTTGTATGGAAACTATGATGGTGAAGATAAGCTCCCGGAATTTGATCTTTATCTTGATGTTAATCTCTGGTCAGTTGTTAAATTCAGGAATGCTTCTAACGTTGTAACGACAGAGATTATCAGTGCTGCGGTATCAGATACCGTAAGTGTTTGCCTTGTGAATAAAGGTCTCGGAACTCCTTTTATATCAGCATTGGAGCTTAGGCCACTAAATAGTTCCGTTTATAGTACAGAATTTGGGAGCACTGCTTCATTAGTACTCTTCAAAAGATTGGACATTGGTTATGTAAATGGAACTGGTCGATATAGTAGTGATGATATCTATGATCGCATTTGGTCTCCATACAACTCTGCTTCTTGGGATATGGTTAGCACCTCTTCGGCAATTAACAGTAATGAAAATGGATACAAAGCTCCATTACAAGTCATTCGCACAGCTGCAATGCCTCATAATGCTAGTGATCCATTGGAATTATCGTGGACATCTGATGAAGACAGTagtaaattttatgtttacatGTACTTTGCTGAAGTGCAGCAGCTTGAGAAAAaccaaacaagaaaattcaatatATCCTGGAATGGGTCTCTAATGTTTGGACCTTTAGCTCCTCGTTACCTGTATGCAGCAACAATATCTAACTCAGAAGCCTTTATAGGGAAAGAACATCGAATTTCTATATATAGAACACGAGATGCAACCCTTCCACCTATTCTGAATGCCATTGAGATTTACATGGCCAAACAACTGGAGGAATTGCCAACATTTTCTGAAGATG CTGATGCTGTCCTTGATATCAAAAGAACATATCAAGTAAATAAAAGCTGGGTGGGGGATCCCTGTGGACCAAAAAATTATAGCTGGGAAGGTCTGAAATGCAACTACAGTGTTTCACTTCCTCCTCGGATCATTTCTCT TAACTTGACTTCAAGGGGATTAAGTGGCATGATATCTGCCTCATTTGGTAACCTATCATCAATGGAGTCCCT GGATTTGTCAAAGAATCACTTAACTGGACCAGTTCCTGAGTTTCTGAAAGAACTTAAATTTCTGAAGTTCCT GAATCTAGAAGGCAACCGGCTCTCAGGTTATGTTCCTACAGAGCTTGTAGTGAGAGCAAGGGCTGGACTTCTTAACCTGAG AGTGGATGAACAGAACCGTTGTGGCTCAGGTTCATgcaaaaacaagaagaaaattgtTGTTCCGGTAGTTGCATCAGTGTTATCAGCTCTGGTGCTGTCTGTTGCTTTGATTATGTTGTATAGACTacgaagaaaaagaaaatcag AGGCTGATTCATCCAATGGTGAAGGAAGACCATTGCCATCGAAGAAGCGGAAGTTTACCTATGCCGAGGTTTTAAACATTACTAGAAACTTTCAAGATGTCATTGGGAAGGGAGGATTTGGGACTGTGTATCGTGGAGACATGAAAGATGGCACTCAAGTTGCTGTAAAGATTCTTTCTCCTTCATCAACCCAAGGGTCAAAAGAGTTCAAAACTGAG GCTGAGCTTTTGATGAGAGTCCATCATGGGAACCTGGTCTCCTTCATTGGATATTGTGATGATGGAAGCAATATGGCACTCATCTATGAGTATATGGCTAACGGAAACTTGAAGGATTACCTCTCAT ATAGAAGTTCAAATTCATTGAGTTGGGAAATGAGACTCCGGATAGCAATAGATGCAGCACAAG GTCTGGAGTACTTACATCATGGATGCAAACCACCCATAATTCACAGAGATGTGAAGACAGCCAACATTCTCTTAAGTGAAAACATGGATGCTAAAATAGCAGATTTTGGTCTGTCCAGGGATTTTCCCAGTGATGGCCAGAGTCATGTAGATTTTCCCAGTGATGGCCAGAGTCATGTAGAAACTACAGTTATGGGTACCAGAGGATATCTAGATCCAGA GTACTACAGTTCTCGGAGGTTAAATGAGAAAAGTGATGTTTATAGTTTTGGGGTGGTCCTGTTGGAGCTGATCACTGGACAGCATGCAATCATAAGGAAAGATGAATCAATGCATATAATTCAATGGGTGAGTCCTCTGATCGAAAGAGGGGATATAGGAAGTATTGTTGATCAAAGGCTGCATGGAGAGTTTGATGTGAATTCTGTCTGGAAAGCTTTGGACGTGGCAATGGCAAGCACTACACCAAGTTCCGTTCATAGAGCTGCAATGAGCTCCGTGTTAACAGAGCTAAAACAGTGCTTGGACATGGAGTTGTCTCACAATAGGGAAAGAACGCAAGGGTTCAGTGAGGAGATTTACGTAGGATCATACAATTCAACTGAAATGTCTTCCATTAGCACTGTCACTGAACCCATTACTATTCCATTTGCAAGGTAG
- the LOC18588461 gene encoding probable LRR receptor-like serine/threonine-protein kinase At4g29180 isoform X2, protein MKSWKFFSSGYISIDCGSPENFNYIDYDTGISYASDGAYIDTGINKNISSKYAYPNNPNLALPLSDLRSFPYGNKNCYTLAPTGGRKGSLYLIRASFLYGNYDGEDKLPEFDLYLDVNLWSVVKFRNASNVVTTEIISAAVSDTVSVCLVNKGLGTPFISALELRPLNSSVYSTEFGSTASLVLFKRLDIGYVNGTGRYSSDDIYDRIWSPYNSASWDMVSTSSAINSNENGYKAPLQVIRTAAMPHNASDPLELSWTSDEDSSKFYVYMYFAEVQQLEKNQTRKFNISWNGSLMFGPLAPRYLYAATISNSEAFIGKEHRISIYRTRDATLPPILNAIEIYMAKQLEELPTFSEDADAVLDIKRTYQVNKSWVGDPCGPKNYSWEGLKCNYSVSLPPRIISLNLTSRGLSGMISASFGNLSSMESLDLSKNHLTGPVPEFLKELKFLKFLNLEGNRLSGYVPTELVVRARAGLLNLRVDEQNRCGSGSCKNKKKIVVPVVASVLSALVLSVALIMLYRLRRKRKSEADSSNGEGRPLPSKKRKFTYAEVLNITRNFQDVIGKGGFGTVYRGDMKDGTQVAVKILSPSSTQGSKEFKTEAELLMRVHHGNLVSFIGYCDDGSNMALIYEYMANGNLKDYLSYRSSNSLSWEMRLRIAIDAAQGLEYLHHGCKPPIIHRDVKTANILLSENMDAKIADFGLSRDFPSDGQSHVDFPSDGQSHVETTVMGTRGYLDPEYYSSRRLNEKSDVYSFGVVLLELITGQHAIIRKDESMHIIQWVSPLIERGDIGSIVDQRLHGEFDVNSVWKALDVAMASTTPSSVHRAAMSSVLTELKQCLDMELSHNRERTQGFSEEIYVGSYNSTEMSSISTVTEPITIPFAR, encoded by the exons atgaaatcatggaAATTCTTCTCTTCAGGGTACATAAGCATTGATTGCGGCTCACCTGAGAATTTCAACTACATAGACTATGATACTGGCATAAGTTATGCATCAGATGGAGCTTACATAGACACAGGGATCAACAAGAACATTTCTTCTAAGTATGCGTACCCTAACAATCCAAACCTAGCTCTGCCACTTTCAGATCTTAGGAGTTTTCCATATGGGAACAAGAATTGTTATACCTTAGCGCCTACAGGTGGCCGAAAGGGcagtttatatttgattagaGCCTCGTTCTTGTATGGAAACTATGATGGTGAAGATAAGCTCCCGGAATTTGATCTTTATCTTGATGTTAATCTCTGGTCAGTTGTTAAATTCAGGAATGCTTCTAACGTTGTAACGACAGAGATTATCAGTGCTGCGGTATCAGATACCGTAAGTGTTTGCCTTGTGAATAAAGGTCTCGGAACTCCTTTTATATCAGCATTGGAGCTTAGGCCACTAAATAGTTCCGTTTATAGTACAGAATTTGGGAGCACTGCTTCATTAGTACTCTTCAAAAGATTGGACATTGGTTATGTAAATGGAACTGGTCGATATAGTAGTGATGATATCTATGATCGCATTTGGTCTCCATACAACTCTGCTTCTTGGGATATGGTTAGCACCTCTTCGGCAATTAACAGTAATGAAAATGGATACAAAGCTCCATTACAAGTCATTCGCACAGCTGCAATGCCTCATAATGCTAGTGATCCATTGGAATTATCGTGGACATCTGATGAAGACAGTagtaaattttatgtttacatGTACTTTGCTGAAGTGCAGCAGCTTGAGAAAAaccaaacaagaaaattcaatatATCCTGGAATGGGTCTCTAATGTTTGGACCTTTAGCTCCTCGTTACCTGTATGCAGCAACAATATCTAACTCAGAAGCCTTTATAGGGAAAGAACATCGAATTTCTATATATAGAACACGAGATGCAACCCTTCCACCTATTCTGAATGCCATTGAGATTTACATGGCCAAACAACTGGAGGAATTGCCAACATTTTCTGAAGATG CTGATGCTGTCCTTGATATCAAAAGAACATATCAAGTAAATAAAAGCTGGGTGGGGGATCCCTGTGGACCAAAAAATTATAGCTGGGAAGGTCTGAAATGCAACTACAGTGTTTCACTTCCTCCTCGGATCATTTCTCT TAACTTGACTTCAAGGGGATTAAGTGGCATGATATCTGCCTCATTTGGTAACCTATCATCAATGGAGTCCCT GGATTTGTCAAAGAATCACTTAACTGGACCAGTTCCTGAGTTTCTGAAAGAACTTAAATTTCTGAAGTTCCT GAATCTAGAAGGCAACCGGCTCTCAGGTTATGTTCCTACAGAGCTTGTAGTGAGAGCAAGGGCTGGACTTCTTAACCTGAG AGTGGATGAACAGAACCGTTGTGGCTCAGGTTCATgcaaaaacaagaagaaaattgtTGTTCCGGTAGTTGCATCAGTGTTATCAGCTCTGGTGCTGTCTGTTGCTTTGATTATGTTGTATAGACTacgaagaaaaagaaaatcag AGGCTGATTCATCCAATGGTGAAGGAAGACCATTGCCATCGAAGAAGCGGAAGTTTACCTATGCCGAGGTTTTAAACATTACTAGAAACTTTCAAGATGTCATTGGGAAGGGAGGATTTGGGACTGTGTATCGTGGAGACATGAAAGATGGCACTCAAGTTGCTGTAAAGATTCTTTCTCCTTCATCAACCCAAGGGTCAAAAGAGTTCAAAACTGAG GCTGAGCTTTTGATGAGAGTCCATCATGGGAACCTGGTCTCCTTCATTGGATATTGTGATGATGGAAGCAATATGGCACTCATCTATGAGTATATGGCTAACGGAAACTTGAAGGATTACCTCTCAT ATAGAAGTTCAAATTCATTGAGTTGGGAAATGAGACTCCGGATAGCAATAGATGCAGCACAAG GTCTGGAGTACTTACATCATGGATGCAAACCACCCATAATTCACAGAGATGTGAAGACAGCCAACATTCTCTTAAGTGAAAACATGGATGCTAAAATAGCAGATTTTGGTCTGTCCAGGGATTTTCCCAGTGATGGCCAGAGTCATGTAGATTTTCCCAGTGATGGCCAGAGTCATGTAGAAACTACAGTTATGGGTACCAGAGGATATCTAGATCCAGA GTACTACAGTTCTCGGAGGTTAAATGAGAAAAGTGATGTTTATAGTTTTGGGGTGGTCCTGTTGGAGCTGATCACTGGACAGCATGCAATCATAAGGAAAGATGAATCAATGCATATAATTCAATGGGTGAGTCCTCTGATCGAAAGAGGGGATATAGGAAGTATTGTTGATCAAAGGCTGCATGGAGAGTTTGATGTGAATTCTGTCTGGAAAGCTTTGGACGTGGCAATGGCAAGCACTACACCAAGTTCCGTTCATAGAGCTGCAATGAGCTCCGTGTTAACAGAGCTAAAACAGTGCTTGGACATGGAGTTGTCTCACAATAGGGAAAGAACGCAAGGGTTCAGTGAGGAGATTTACGTAGGATCATACAATTCAACTGAAATGTCTTCCATTAGCACTGTCACTGAACCCATTACTATTCCATTTGCAAGGTAG
- the LOC18588462 gene encoding transcription factor MYB36, whose amino-acid sequence MGRAPCCDKANVKRGPWSPDEDNILRNFLEKHGTGGNWIALPRKAGLKRCGKSCRLRWLNYLRPDIKHGGFTDEEDNVICSLYNSIGSRWSVIAARLQGRTDNDVKNYWNTKLKKKLLAGKVGLNKTSNNEITTDSSTSNLNSGQFSASIPSEAEARANGNSDYLNANGSPSSSYMTEMNHRQNYDYPGLILNQIDQFPLPGLMEVPDYSTSTANNNYNMSSSQEVSSLSNSSSFPMENMSFATNWSGNGGAEDQGIILDLDFEGPHYLFSGSTFQAKSSEEDAPCFGNFQSTASLANS is encoded by the exons ATGGGGCGAGCTCCATGCTGTGACAAAGCCAACGTGAAAAGAGGGCCATGGTCACCCGATGAAGATAACATCCTCAGAAACTTCCTTGAGAAACATGGGACTGGAGGCAATTGGATTGCTCTGCCCCGCAAAGCAG GGCTTAAACGCTGTGGCAAGAGTTGTCGGTTAAGGTGGCTTAACTATCTCAGACCAGACATCAAGCATGGAGGATTTACCGACGAAGAAGATAACGTTATATGCTCTCTTTATAATAGCATAGGAAGCAG GTGGTCTGTTATAGCTGCCCGACTGCAAGGAAGAACTGACAATGATGTAAAGAACTATTGGAATACCAAGTTGAAGAAAAAGCTGTTGGCAGGAAAAGTTGGACTCAACAAAACTAGCAACAATGAAATAACCACTGACAGCTCTACCAGTAATCTCAACTCGGGACAATTTTCTGCTTCAATTCCTTCTGAAGCTGAAGCTCGTGCTAATGGGAATTCAGATTACTTGAATGCAAATGGCAGTCCATCATCTTCATATATGACAGAAATGAATCACCGACAAAATTATGATTATCCCGGTTTAATCTTGAACCAAATTGATCAGTTTCCTCTTCCAGGGCTCATGGAAGTTCCAGACTATAGCACGAGTACAGCCAACAACAATTACAATATGTCATCTTCTCAAGAAGTTTCAAGTCTTTCCAATTCATCTTCCTTTCCCATGGAGAACATGAGTTTTGCTACTAATTGGTCGGGCAATGGAGGTGCGGAAGATCAAGGAATCATACTGGACCTTGATTTTGAGGGCCCTCACTATCTTTTCAGTGGCTCTACCTTCCAAGCTAAAAGTAGTGAAGAAGATGCTCCATGCTTTGGGAACTTTCAATCTACAGCTTCTCTGGCTAACAGTTAA